One Xiphophorus maculatus strain JP 163 A chromosome 9, X_maculatus-5.0-male, whole genome shotgun sequence DNA segment encodes these proteins:
- the henmt1 gene encoding small RNA 2'-O-methyltransferase isoform X2, whose protein sequence is MNPIFTPSLHSQRHQFVVDFVRKNKPRKVADLGCGECRLLKQLKFQRSIELLVGVDINGAKIKKNMLRLAPLSTDYLQPTFDQLHIDLYQGSVTQRDARLTGFDLVTSIELIEHLILPDLELFSSVVFGYMRPANVIISTPNSEFNKLFPGLTGFRHSDHKFEWNRSEFRSWALKVCLDYGYEAEFTGVGEAPQELQESVGFCSQIGVFRRMNVLPNRFEEEVFFYTLVYSVNYPTLCDNNTFIEVLLSEVVYRAEQMKNSWMEKTTGGTNWGLPHSQTEQQKRSACTERLDCPGGGEELTESLWTTKQEESGTLNRFVVVPLAALCSFCPKIAELSGSLSNLRRLLMDQPQVKLSQDGFSLLVKCEEQGTASLLQNVNCSQNRLTAMKRRMRKMHQPSSVPIKLNQRKTGKQIFDLEKLVLLSGNAGSVN, encoded by the exons atgaatcCCATTTTCACTCCGTCACTTCACAGCCAACGACATCAGTTTGTCGTCgattttgtcagaaaaaacaaacctagGAAG GTCGCTGACCTGGGCTGCGGCGAGTGTAGGCTCCTGAAACAGCTCAAGTTTCAGCGGAGCATTGAGCTGCTGGTCGGCGTGGACATCAATGGTgccaaaatcaagaaaaatat GCTCAGACTGGCTCCTCTGTCAACAGACTACCTGCAGCCTACCTTCGACCAGCTGCACATAGATCTGTACCAAGGCTCAGTCACACAAAGGGACGCTCGGCTCACAGGGTTCGACTTGGTGACCAGCATAGAACT taTAGAACACCTCATTCTTCCTGATTTGGAGCTcttttcttctgtggtttttggATACATGAGACCAGCGAACGTCATCATCAGCACCCCGAACTCTGAATTCAACAAACTGTTTCCTGGACTGACTGGTTTCAGACACAGCGATCACAAGTTTGAGTGGAACAGATCAGAGTTCAGATCCTG GGCTCTTAAAGTGTGTTTGGATTATGGCTACGAGGCTGAATTCACCGGAGTTGGAGAAGCGCCTCAGGAGCTGCAGGAAAGTGTCGGTTTCTGCTCCCAGATTGGTGTGTTTCGACGTATGAACGTTTTACCCAACAGATTTGAGGAGGAAGTGTTTTTCTACACTTTG gtgtACTCTGTAAATTACCCCACTTTGTGTGACAACAACACTTTCATCGAAGTCCTGCTGAGCGAGGTTGTGTATAGGGCAGAACAAATGAAGAACAGCTGGATGGAGAAAACGACTGGAGGGACGAATTGGGGTTTACCACACAGTCAGACTGAACAACAGAAACGATCAG CATGTACAGAAAGGTTGGATTGTCCAGGTGGAGGGGAGGAGCTTACCGAGTCGCTTTGGACAACCAAGCAAGAAGAGTCCGGGACATTAAACAG GTTTGTGGTCGTTCCTCTGGCGGCGCTCTGCTCCTTCTGTCCAAAAATCGCTGAACTGAGTGGAAGTCTTTCAAACCTGAGACGTCTCCTGATGGATCAGCCTCAAGTTAAACTCTCTCAGGACGGATTCTCTCTACTCGTAAAATGTGAAGAACAAGGTACTGCCTCGTTACTGCAGAATGTGAACTGT agcCAGAACAGATTGACAGcgatgaagaggaggatgaggaagatgCACCAGCCGTCCAGTGTTCCcatcaaactgaaccagaggaAGACTGGGAAGCAAATATTTGACTTGGAGAAATTGGTTTTGTTGTCAGGAAACGCTGGTAGTGTAAATTAA
- the fam102b gene encoding protein FAM102B, whose protein sequence is MDLMMMKKKKFKFRVDFELDELSSVPIVNGVLFCKVRLLDGGFSEESSREPVQANCVRWRKRFSFPCKMSASAGTGVLDPCMCRVSVRKELKGGKAYAKLGFADLNLAEFAGSGNTTRRCLLEGYDTKNTRQDNSILKVIIGTQLMSGDPCFKTPPSTATVIGIQSDGESLLEERRGGDSQKGFSGESREGKGPVMSDDLGGCGHSRTSSYASQQSKLSGYSTGHSRSSSMSEFSHRRNHSVGSASTGIGSIPEPSEERESKPCPALPEHPVPTATTGNPPGTPVRSSSSCERLNRHPIKQDSMESQLKRMDDTRVDADDVVEKILQSQDFTPSLLDSSAEEEGLRLFVGPGGSTALGSHHLPTRVGAGAYEQVVMKH, encoded by the exons ATGGATTtaatgatgatgaagaagaagaaattcaaGTTCAGGGTGGATTTTGAGCTGGACGAGCTGTCGTCGGTCCCCATCGTAAACGGCGTCCTCTTCTGTAAAGTCAGGCTGCTGGATGGCGGCTTCTCCGAGGAATCTTCacg GGAGCCTGTGCAGGCCAACTGCGTCCGATGGAGGAAGCGCTTCTCTTTTCCGTGCAAGATGAGCGCCAGTGCAGGAACCGGTGTGCTGGACCCCTGCATGTGTCGCGTCTCGGTCAGAAAG gagCTTAAGGGTGGGAAAGCATACGCAAAG CTCGGTTTTGCAGATCTGAATTTAGCAGAGTTTGCCGGCTCAGGAAACACAACTCGGAGGTGTCTGCTGGAAGGCTATGATACCAAAAATACCAGGCAGGATAACTCCATTCTCAAG GTTATCATCGGTACGCAGCTCATGTCAGGGGATCCCTGTTTCAAAAC GCCTCCATCCACAGCCACAGTGATTGGGATCCAGAGTGATGGAGAGAGCCTGCTGGAGGAAAGGAGGGGCGGAGACTCACAGAAAGGCTTTTCTG GTGAAAGCCGAGAAGGAAAGGGTCCCGTCATGTCAGACGATCTGGGAGGCTGCGGCCACTCCCGGACCTCCAGCTACGCCAGCCAGCAGTCCAAACTCTCAG GCTACAGCACAGGTCACTCCCGCTCGTCCAGCATGTCCGAGTTCAGCCACCGGAGAAACCACTCTGTGGGCAGCGCGTCGACAGGAATCGGAAGCATCCCGGAGCCGAGCGAGGAGCGAGAGTCCAAACCCTGTCCAGCTCTGCCGGAACACCCGGTTCCCACGGCAACCACGGGAAACCCACCGGGCACACCGGTGCGCAGTTCCTCGTCCTGCGAGCGACTGAACCG ACATCCAATAAAACAGGACTCCATGGAGTCTCAGCTGAAGAGAATGGATGACACTCGGGTGGACGCTGATGATGTTGTGGAAAAGATTTTACAAAGTCAAGATTTTACACCCAGCTTACTGGACTCCAGTGCTGAAG AGGAAGGCTTGCGTCTGTTTGTTGGGCCGGGAGGAAGCACAGCCCTGGGAAGCCATCATCTGCCCACCAG gGTTGGCGCTGGAGCATACGAACAGGTGGTGATGAAGCATTAG
- the henmt1 gene encoding small RNA 2'-O-methyltransferase isoform X1, producing the protein MNPIFTPSLHSQRHQFVVDFVRKNKPRKVADLGCGECRLLKQLKFQRSIELLVGVDINGAKIKKNMLRLAPLSTDYLQPTFDQLHIDLYQGSVTQRDARLTGFDLVTSIELIEHLILPDLELFSSVVFGYMRPANVIISTPNSEFNKLFPGLTGFRHSDHKFEWNRSEFRSWALKVCLDYGYEAEFTGVGEAPQELQESVGFCSQIGVFRRMNVLPNRFEEEVFFYTLVYSVNYPTLCDNNTFIEVLLSEVVYRAEQMKNSWMEKTTGGTNWGLPHSQTEQQKRSACTERLDCPGGGEELTESLWTTKQEESGTLNRFVVVPLAALCSFCPKIAELSGSLSNLRRLLMDQPQVKLSQDGFSLLVKCEEQEPEQIDSDEEEDEEDAPAVQCSHQTEPEEDWEANI; encoded by the exons atgaatcCCATTTTCACTCCGTCACTTCACAGCCAACGACATCAGTTTGTCGTCgattttgtcagaaaaaacaaacctagGAAG GTCGCTGACCTGGGCTGCGGCGAGTGTAGGCTCCTGAAACAGCTCAAGTTTCAGCGGAGCATTGAGCTGCTGGTCGGCGTGGACATCAATGGTgccaaaatcaagaaaaatat GCTCAGACTGGCTCCTCTGTCAACAGACTACCTGCAGCCTACCTTCGACCAGCTGCACATAGATCTGTACCAAGGCTCAGTCACACAAAGGGACGCTCGGCTCACAGGGTTCGACTTGGTGACCAGCATAGAACT taTAGAACACCTCATTCTTCCTGATTTGGAGCTcttttcttctgtggtttttggATACATGAGACCAGCGAACGTCATCATCAGCACCCCGAACTCTGAATTCAACAAACTGTTTCCTGGACTGACTGGTTTCAGACACAGCGATCACAAGTTTGAGTGGAACAGATCAGAGTTCAGATCCTG GGCTCTTAAAGTGTGTTTGGATTATGGCTACGAGGCTGAATTCACCGGAGTTGGAGAAGCGCCTCAGGAGCTGCAGGAAAGTGTCGGTTTCTGCTCCCAGATTGGTGTGTTTCGACGTATGAACGTTTTACCCAACAGATTTGAGGAGGAAGTGTTTTTCTACACTTTG gtgtACTCTGTAAATTACCCCACTTTGTGTGACAACAACACTTTCATCGAAGTCCTGCTGAGCGAGGTTGTGTATAGGGCAGAACAAATGAAGAACAGCTGGATGGAGAAAACGACTGGAGGGACGAATTGGGGTTTACCACACAGTCAGACTGAACAACAGAAACGATCAG CATGTACAGAAAGGTTGGATTGTCCAGGTGGAGGGGAGGAGCTTACCGAGTCGCTTTGGACAACCAAGCAAGAAGAGTCCGGGACATTAAACAG GTTTGTGGTCGTTCCTCTGGCGGCGCTCTGCTCCTTCTGTCCAAAAATCGCTGAACTGAGTGGAAGTCTTTCAAACCTGAGACGTCTCCTGATGGATCAGCCTCAAGTTAAACTCTCTCAGGACGGATTCTCTCTACTCGTAAAATGTGAAGAACAAG agcCAGAACAGATTGACAGcgatgaagaggaggatgaggaagatgCACCAGCCGTCCAGTGTTCCcatcaaactgaaccagaggaAGACTGGGAAGCAAATATTTGA